A portion of the Toxoplasma gondii ME49 chromosome VIIb, whole genome shotgun sequence genome contains these proteins:
- a CDS encoding polypeptide n-acetylgalactosaminyltransferase 12, putative (encoded by transcript TGME49_258770~Predicted trans-membrane domain (TMHMM2.0):40-63), with amino-acid sequence MPVECPVGGGQETPRASWRRGEPGKKPLNSKLVARLRRRCLLLLGSLCVSVGIFWCLFSSGVLTLLFPGAFSRDSPQTHSLDLHAPAVAELHSLLKGLPLPTHHEKATVDNSAIVVGVHGTVKAPYSRVVDHLLKIVVLPVLTGEPRYVTGDDFSVIIPVRNEEAYLPKTLTFLFEVTPIERIREVIVVDDHSDKPIKAILEKTLPQHILDKTRIIRFDSPQGLIRGRVAGAAIATSDNFFFLDGHCRPKVGWAEPLLAHLKTNYRRIACPKIYDIYLDSWEDVGTHGTKMMFEWTFEFGWFEDLEDEVPVLAGGILAMTKKWWIESGLYDEGMLEWGGENLEQSIRSWLCGGEIVAVQESKIGHIFSRPPKPNPGNRLVIQVQKNQKRGAKVWLDEYYFLFYKYHREVRGHQEGDITQRKKLRYEQLTCMPFQWYVEKFKTAFDRKGLLDHNFFHIEHEQTGLCLSSAYTPGFPDHRLVLEPCDLHARLQQWTVAAGNRLIENREKKCIDAFVQQADARAPVVWTCDWNRVLQRQNENQFWQWDASLPGQAASANATGRIFSFSHPDTVSLTGHDTLSVYRHLAASHHARCLVVEAPRSRGDEQKKLLFVNWKSCDEPVRPETNDGWTVENRGEGQDEEEEVRGDRMRFKPKWFFAPLSSRVGLRTMEDANSITDQAAEKYLRKAPKPLDE; translated from the exons ATGCCGGTCGAGTGCCCAGTGGGAGGCGGCCAGGAGACGCCGCGAGCCTCGTGGCGGAGGGGAGAGCCGGGCAAGAAGCCGCTGAACTCGAAGCTGGTCGCGCGGCTGCGGCGTCGGTGTTTGCTTCTGCTCGGATCGCTCTGCGTGAGTGTGGGGATTTtctggtgtctcttctcctcgggAGTTCTCACGCTGCTCTTCCCCGGCGCCTTCAGCCGCGACTCGCCTCAGACGCACTCCCTGGacttgcatgcacctgcAGTCGCCGAACTCCACAGCCTCCTCAAAGGCCTGCCCCTCCCGACGCACCACGAAAAAGCCACCGTCGACAACAGCGCAATCGTCGTCGGCGTCCACG gcACAGTGAAGGCACCGTACAGCAGAGTCGTCGACCATCTGTTGAAGATCGTGGTACTTCCGGTGTTGACAGGAGAGCCGCGTTACGTGACTGGAGACGATTTCTCAGTTATCATTCCTGTTCGCAATGAAGAG GCGTATCTTCCCAAGACGTTGACTTTCTTGTTCGAAGTAACTCCAATCGAGCGCATCCGCGAGGTGATTGTCGTCGACGACCACAGCGACAAGCCGATAAAAGCAATTCTGGAGAAGACGCTTCCTCAACACATCCTCGACAAGACGCGCATCATCCGCTTCG ACTCGCCTCAAGGCTTAATTCGCGGACGGGTGGCGGGAGCAGCGATTGCGACAAGCGACaactttttctttctcgacgGACACTGCAGACCGAAGGTCGGCTGGGCGGAGCCTCTCCTCGCGCATTTGAAAACCAATTACCGGAGAATTGCTTGCCCCAAGATTTAC GATATTTACCTGGACTCCTGGGAAGACGTCGGCACCCACGGAACGAAGATGATGTTTGAGTGGACTTTCGAATTCGGCTGGTTTGAAGACCTCGAAGACGAAGTCCCCGTGCTTGCAGGCGGCATTCTCGCGATGACTAAGAAGTGGTGGATTGAGTCCG GGCTGTACGACGAAGGCATGCTCGAGTGGGGTGGAGAAAATCTGGAGCAGTCGATTCGCTCCTGGCTCTGCGGAGGCGAAATCGTGGCCGTGCAGGAGTCAAAAATCGGACACATTTTCTCGAGGCCTCCGAAACCGAATCCAGGAAATCGACTTGTCATACag GTCCAGAAGAATCAGAAACGCGGAGCGAAAGTCTGGCTGGACGAGTACTACTTTTTATTCTACAAGTACCACCGGGAAGTGCGTGGACACCAGGAAGGCGACATTACGCAGCGAAAGAAACTGCGGTACGAACAGTTGACTTGCATGCCATTCCAGTGGTACGTGGAGAAATTCAAAACTGCCTTCGACCGCAAGGGACTTCTCGACCACAACTTCTTCCACATTGAACACGAACAAACAG gcctgtgtctctcctctgcgtaCACCCCCGGTTTTCCCGACCACCGTCTCGTGTTGGAGCCTTGCGATCTCCACGCCCGTCTCCAG CAATGGACCGTGGCCGCGGGGAATCGGTTGATTGaaaaccgagagaagaagtgcaTCGACGCGTTTGTCCAGCAAGCCGATGCGCGGGCGCCGGTTGTGTGGACCTGCGACTGGAACCGCGTCCTGCAAAGGCAAAACGAAAACCAGTTCTGGCAGTGGGATGCGTCGCTGCCGGGCCAGGCTGCCTCTGCAAACGCGACGGGACGaatcttctccttctcgcacCCCGACACTGTCTCCCTCACGGGTCACGACACGCTgtcggtgtacagacacctggcGGCGTCGCACCATGCGCGGTGCCTGGTGGTGGAGGCGCCGCGGAGCCGcggagacgagcagaagaagctccTTTTCGTGAACTGGAAGAGCTGCGACGAGCCCGTCCGTCCGGAGACGAACGACGGGTGGACCGTCGAGAACCGCGGAGAGGGgcaggacgaggaagaagaagtaCGAGGAGACCGCATGCGCTTCAAGCCAAAGTGGTTCTTCGCGCCGCTCTCGTCCAGAGTCGGCCTGCGCACGATGGAGGACGCTAACAGCATCACCGACCAAGCCGCAGAAAAGTACCTCAGAAAGGCGCCGAAGCCGCTCGACGAGTAG
- a CDS encoding hypothetical protein (encoded by transcript TGME49_258760), with protein sequence MQGRLSLSQEPLGSLAAAAADLLQAHGLCPLVSSPLTLNCFHSSSSSSSSSSSSSSSSSSLCEDSGAPITAFFSQGRAPLPGGERGIFLSSSVADSAAAIQSDASPAPWTALDVPSCVRHQHSNPTHRLSSLPLSSSSPCSPASPLSSSGGLPVICPCCSGRRAERKEQAHKSLSALFFCQDAEQTNDSRVGRSRTSALREAPGGESAPLPPAFEGDPERGREGERERGGGRVAWRSCGYPEEERVFFFAAYRPGSDCIVCCVWAKQRSEAKGCCCKRRNALEAVTLLDSALEEAEEQEEEEREEEDSAKGIAEATETVADQRLSERRPADSQAFSPSLPDSWCSGRAERRCTYTREAGSPEAEAGPEAERQREGERGEETEARDERGVCSEEGRTGRRKEGRGERVADATAACSQEGSCCTHHMQEQRWSLRLEEKQREERVSALLWVPVLQNASPHLLVGFSSGRICAYSAAGEMYLSFRWLSRPVVSLVLLEPSVSLSSCPTSTDLSFSTSSSSSSSSSSFSFVSVEPWSVSPHIGGVGREARASPSSSSERPQPRPRVAAALFASCEGASVALFTAGDLRLSSLSAPRVFPPSPHADGRQQDREGERTRERRKDVERRDRAAGSSVNSTVNHILMR encoded by the exons ATGCAAGGAAGACTTTCGTTATCGCAGGAGCCCCTGGGCTCTCTGGCGGCCGCAGCTGCCGACCTCCTTCAAGCACACggtctctgccctctcgtctcctcgccgcttACTCTGAACTGCttccattcttcttcttcttcttcttcttcttcttcttcttcttcttcttcttcttcttctctctgtgaagATTCAGGCGCGCCCATcactgcgtttttttcgcaagGTCGAGCCCCGTTGCCAggcggagagcgagggaTCTTCTTGTCCTCGTCTGTCGCGGATTCTGCGGCGGCTATCCAAAGTGACGCTTCGCCTGCTCCGTGGACAGCGCTCGATGTGCCGAGCTGCGTGCGACACCAACATTCAAATCCCACCcatcgtctctcttcgcttcctctctcttcgtcgtctccttgttcgcctgcctcgcctctctcttcttccggtgGCTTGCCGGTCATATGTCCCTGCTGCAGCGGtcgcagagcagagagaaaggagcagGCGCACAAGTCGCTCtccgcgctcttcttctgccaaGATGCAGAGCAGACCAACGACAGCCGCGTCGGCAGGTCCCGAACCTCGGCGCTGAGAGAAGCGCCTGGAGGAGAGTCGGCTCCGCTGCCACCGGCCTTCGAAGGAGACcccgagagaggaagagagggagaaagagagagaggcggtgGCCGTGTCGCTTGGCGTTCTTGTGGATATCCGGAAGAGGAacgagtcttcttctttgcggCATACAGACCCGGGAGTGACTGCATTGTTTGCTGTGTATGGGCGAAGCAGCGATCCGAGGCAAAAGGCTGTTGCTGCAAACGGCGCAACGCTTTGGAGGCCGTGACTCTTCTGGACAGTGCGctggaagaggcagaagagcaggaagaagaggaacgagaggaagaagactcggCAAAAGGCATCGCCGAAGCAACAGAAACTGTGGCAGACCAGCGTCTGTCAGAGAGACGCCCTGCCGACTCTCAGgccttttcgccttctcttccagaCTCGTGGTGCAGTGGACGGGCCGAAcgcaggtgtacatacacccgagaagcaggaagccCCGAGGCTGAGGCAGGACcggaagcggagagacagagagaaggagaacgaggagaagagacagaagccagagacgagagaggagtctgcagcgaagaaggaagaacgggcagaagaaaagaaggaagaggagaacgggTCGCAGACGCGACGGCCGCTTGCTCCCAGGAGGGATCTTGTTGCACGCACCACATGCAGGAACAGCGGTGGAGTCTGCGActcgaggagaaacagagagaggaacgcgtctctgcgttg ctttGGGTACCCGTTCTCCAGAACGCTTCGCCTCACCTTCTCGTCGGTTTCAGCAG CGGCCGCATCTGTGCTTACTCCGCGGCGGGTGAAATGTACCTCTCTTTTCGGTGGCTTTCTCGTCCTGTCGTCTCCTTGGTTCTCCTCGAACcctccgtctccctttcctcctgTCCAACGTCAACAGatctttccttctcgacttcctcttcttcctcttcttcctcttcttctttttcgtttgtGTCTGTCGAGCCTTGGAGCGTGTCTCCACACATTGGGGGAGTcgggcgagaggcgagagcaaGTCCGAGCTCCTCTTCAGAACGCCCTCAGCCGCGACCGCGCGTCGCAGCTGCCCTTTTTGCGTCCTGCGAAGGCGCAAGTGTGGCGCTCTTCACCGCGGGCGATCTGcggctctcgtctctttcagcgcctcgcgtttttcctccgtcgccgcatgcagacgggaggcagcaagacagagaaggagagaggacgagagagcggagaaaggaCGTGGAAAGGAGGGACCGTGCAGCTGGTTCGAGTGTGAACAGCACTGTGAACCACATCTTGATGAGGTAA
- a CDS encoding hypothetical protein (encoded by transcript TGME49_258750): MSSPIDASVYRRHPRPRKDAASHDPANALPSSTVSSASSSSVSSASSSSVSSASSSSVSSASSAAFLSSSVGILAAGRECVVSLHLADSRRSARAAPLGFLFESGGGKRDARSLSYVRVLSSAASLVSHSLSSLLGYSRQGNSPLASQPRRHAREASRETTNRLREAGGSSPLNSPQTDRRTSESEEETAEEAPALPAKIVDDSKRVGLSLAVCPWNNSLAALTDSCGKISLISTSSLEILFMWKGYREAQVAWLRCFCPLPHDSNSCSSPPLSREGARPGDPHGGLVLYAPRRDLVELWELAHVAEAWSVPQRVGVLLSSRFSFFRSFSSLHLDAHAGNVLLVDATGRVAALGWPDFHCLGQTSLSFLSRRTQRDAREKATFASDAQRELRSM, encoded by the exons ATGTCCTCTCCAATCGATGCAAGTGTCTACCGTCGACACCCCCGACCTCGCAAAGACGCCGCTTCTCACGACCCAGCAAACGCCCTGCCTTcctccactgtctcttcagcttcttcctcttctgtctcttcagcttcttcctcttctgtctcttcagcctcttcctcttctgtctcttcagcttcttccgctgcttttctttcttcgagtGTCGGGATTTTAGCGGCGGGACGCGAGTGCgtggtgtctctgcatctcgcGGATTCTCGGCGTTCTGCTCGTGCAGCGCCACTCGGCTTTCTGTTCGAGAGCGGGGGAGGGAAGCGCGACGCAAGAAGTCTGTCGTATGTGCGAGTCCTCAGCTCAGCGGCCTCGCTGGTCTCCCAcagtctttcctctctgttggGCTACTCGCGCCAGGGGAATTCTCCGCTCGCTTCTCAGCCAAGGCGTCacgcgcgagaggcgagcagagagacgacaaaTCGACTCCGGGAGGCAGGGGGATCCAGTCCACTCAACTCTCCGCAAACTGACAGAAGGACGAGCGAGA gtgaagaagagacagcggaggaaGCGCCTGCCCTCCCGGCGAAGATCGTTGATGACAGCAAACGCGTCGGACTGTCTCTTGCCGTCTGTCCGTGGAACAACTCTCTTGCAGCTCTCACAGACAGCTGCGGCAAA ATCTCTCTGATTAGCACATCCTCGCTGGAGATTCTCTTCATGTGGAAAGGCTACCGCGAGGCCCAAGTCGCCTggcttcgctgcttctgtcccCTGCCTCACGACTCGAattcctgctcttctcctcctctgtcgagagaaggcgcgcgcCCGGGAGATCCACATGGCGGCTTGGTCTTGTACGCCCCGAGGCGAG aTCTTGTTGAGTTGTGGGAACTGGCGCATGTGGCGGAGGCTTGGAGCGTTCCGCAGCGTGTaggcgttcttctctcgagtcgtttctcgtttttcaggtcgttctcttctttgcacctcgacgcgcatgcaggcaacGTTCTCCTCGTCGACGCGACCGGCCGCGTAGCTGCTCTGGGCTGGCCTGACTTTCACTGCCTCGGCCAGAcaagtctctctttcctgtctcgaAGAACGCAACGCGacgccagagagaaagcaacgTTCGCGTCAGATGCTCAACGCGAGCTGCGTTCTATGTGA
- a CDS encoding eukaryotic initiation factor-2A, putative (encoded by transcript TGME49_258740) produces MGDDGFGPAEATQEDKKDKEKLLPIEFLALTKDAAELYRYEHGRPLEDIRKPVATFEGVEQALWTADGKNLVLVRKDAPNRVDIVSLDDNKNIFSVTGASAVVKCGFSPRETFLFICFRHEAANHENFCMYRMADGEKVLSFTLKQINANTWPPLRWTSQESFCCRMVTNEVHIFRDNAFNLNHPHDRIRCENVVSFSPCNEKKKATSAARDEACRGGKEDKSAAGLLTCAVFVAGRKGAPSAVKLFDLENGSSCLCTKSFFQGNEVTFKWSNDGRAVLALVHTDASEKSYYGSDALYFLKADGSYDCQLMPAEEGPIHDVQWSPSTLEFALCKGPMPPEILLYDGSKKPSAPKLSFGRRMQNTLRWDPFARMLLTAGFGNLAGDVDVWHKQQKKVIAKAQAPFTVTCDFTADGLHFVAATTSPRLRVDNHVTIHSISGHAVCRLDFPVLYRVLVRPLPPSVAATLNQKQSHLLQAFLADSTLFLSQHFSSLAIDGASRSGFADSQSQAGPAKSVSAPPVSRGVYRPPGSTGALAARLRAERQATVNGSNAASAVSRASLASSKSIPGLSPQAFPPGYSPPGAAAKAASGKKRK; encoded by the exons ATGGGAGACGACGGCTTCGGCCCGGCAGAAGCGACGCAAGAGgacaagaaagacaaggaaaagtTGCTGCCGATCGAGTTTCTCGCGCTCACGAAAGATGCAGCTGAACTTTACCGCTACGAACACGGCCGGCCGCTGGAGGACATCCGAAAGCCAGTGGCGACGTTCGAAGGCGTGGAACAGGCGCTCTGGACAGCCGACGGGAAAAAT CTCGTGCTCGTCAGGAAGGACGCGCCCAACCGCGTAGATATTGTGTCTCTCGACGACAACAAGAACATCTTCTCCGTCACCGGGG CGAGCGCCGTGGTCAAGTGTGGGTTTTCACCTCGAGAGACTTTTCTGTTTATTTGCTTTCGCCATGAGGCCGCCAACCACGAAAACTTTTGCATGTATCGCATGGCCGACGGCGAGAAAGTCTTGAGTTTCACTCTCAAACAGATCAACGCAAACACCTGGCCGCCGCTCAGGTGGACTTCTCAGGAGTCCTTCTGCTGCCGCATG GTGACGAATGAAGTGCACATTTTCAGGGACAACGCGTTCAACTTGAACCACCCGCATGACCGAATTCGCTGCGAAAacgttgtctctttctctccctgcaacgagaagaagaaggcgacgtcTGCGGCTCGCGATGAGGCGTGCAGAGGGGGGAAGGAGGACAAGTCCGCTGCAGGCCTCCTGACGTGtgccgtcttcgtcgctggcAGGAAGGGAGCGCCGTCGGCCGTGAAGCTTTTCGACCTGGAGAACGGGAGTTCTTGTCTCTGCACCAAAAGCTTCTTTCAGGGCAACGAAGTGACTTTCAAGTGGAGCAACGACGGACGCGCCGTCCTCGCGCTCGTGCACACCGAcgccagcgagaagagctACTACGGCTCGGACGCGCTCTACTTCCTCAAG GCGGACGGAAGCTACGACTGTCAGCTGATGCCTGCGGAGGAAGGACCGATCCACGACGTGCAGTGGAGCCCCTCGACTCTCGAGTTCGCCCTCTGCAAAGGTCCGATGCCGCCTGAG ATTTTGCTGTACGACGGCAGCAAGAAGCCTTCGGCGCCGAAGCTCTCCTTCGGccgtcgcatgcagaacaCACTCCGTTGGGATCCGTTCGCTCGGATGCTCCTCACCGCGGGGTTCGGCAACCTCGCCGGAGACGTCGACGTCTGGCACAAGCAGCAAAAGAAAGTCATCGCGAAAGCACAG GCTCCTTTCACCGTGACTTGCGACTTCACGGCTGACGGCCTCCACTTCGTGGCTGCTACGACATCGCCCCGTCTCCGCGTCGACAATCATGTTACG ATTCACAGCATTTCTGGGCATGCTGTGTGTCGGCTGGACTTCCCGGTGCTCTACCGCGTCTTGGTGAGGCCGCTGCCTCCGTCGGTCGCTGCGACGCTCAATCAAAAGCAGTCTCACCTTCTGCAAGCGTTTCTCGCGGACTCcaccctcttcctctcgcagcatttctcctcgctcgccATCGACGGCGCCTCTCGCTCCGGCTTCGCCGACTCTCAGAGTCAGGCAGGACCGGCGAAAAGCGTCTCCGCTCCACCAGTCTCCCGCGGCGTCTACCGACCCCCAGGGTCTACCGGCGCTCTCGCCGCCAGGCTCCGCGCCGAACGCCAAGCCACC GTCAACGGAAGCAACGCAGCGTCTGCGGTgtcgcgcgcgtctctcgcgagcTCGAAGTCGATTCCTGGCCTCTCCCCTCAAGCCTTTCCTCCGGGCTACTCGCCCCCAGGTGCCGCGGCGAAGGCTGCcagtggaaagaaaagaaaatga
- a CDS encoding hypothetical protein (encoded by transcript TGME49_258730~Predicted trans-membrane domain (TMHMM2.0):23-46), with amino-acid sequence MVDTNASKQPAATADRKRERGSNSFASWLLVSIVVLQIGLMAAMYVQNVQMAALGGEKTVRIQHLEAKILELQAARAAAAKENMPCPPCEHLHEQMEKALKVVHDDFEKTADRLANSVNNLQSKVNQYGSKFDNLIKKVQNNPLLKQFGGL; translated from the exons ATGGTAGACACGAACGCCAGCAAACAGCCGGCCGCAACGGCCGACAGAAAAA GAGAACGAGGCAGCAATAGCTTTGCTTCTTGGCTCCTCGTATCCATTGTCGTTCTCCAGATCGGCCTCATGGCGGCCATGTACGTCCAAAATGTACAGATGGCAGCTCtgggaggcgagaaaaccGTCCGCATTCAACACTTGGAAG CGAAGATTCTCGAACTCCAGGCGGcgcgagcagcagcagcaaaaGAAAACATGCCCTGTCCACCCTGTGAGCACCTCCATGAACAGATGGAGAAAGCGCTTAAAGTGGTACACGATGACTTTGAGAAAACTGCCGACAGGCTGGCCAACTCGGTCAACAATCTGCAGTCGAAGGTCAATCAGTACGGGAGCAAGTTTGACAACCTAATAAAGAAGGTGCAGAACAATCCGCTACTAAAGCAGTTTGGGGGGTTGTAG